The following proteins come from a genomic window of Novosphingobium sp. P6W:
- the ligD gene encoding DNA ligase D translates to MAAVPASGRSGKAGNPGADLLAEYNRKRDFARTAEPAGRSGRTGGNSFIVQKHAARRLHWDFRLEVDGVLKSWAVTRGPSADPEDKRLAVRTEDHPLSYSEFEGGIPKGEYGGGTVMLWDRGTWAPIAGKSAKDIEDGHLHFTLDGERMKGEWLLVRMKPRPGEKRENWLLRKVKDAHAQTGDVLVEQGLSSVLTGRTMAEIEADKGGTHSLKGKKGDAFAKVMEKASARNAQSARKTPGNPPKFRAVQLATLVDTVPTGNLWMHEIKFDGYRALVAAAGAKVVVHTRSGLDWTNKFAPLAAHIAALDLPPCLIDGEIIARGVDGNPDFSSLQAVLKRGNGSQSEHQPLEFHAFDLLELDGEDLAAMPNIERKERLEALLADAAPPVFVADHVIGAGEKLYDAMCAAGQEGIIAKRVDAPYRGRRTKEWVKVKCTRRQEFVIVGWAKSSAKGRPFSSLLLGQYEGKTLVYRGKVGTGFDAEGLADMAVRLEKLARKTAPLEIERAETRGASWVTPKLVAEVAFAELTGEGRVRHGSFLGLRTDKKARAVTPEKAQAAPQAAIAVKISNRERVIFPESGGTKGDLADYYAAVAPLILPFVANRPISLVRCPQGRAKKCFFQKHDSGTFGDHVHHVPIREKDGGAEDYLYLDDAEGLLSCVQMGTIEFHGWAARADDVEHPDRMIFDLDPDEGLDFKECVRAAGDIRARLADLGLVTFAMLSGGKGIHVVVPLKRGHDWDTHKDFSRRFAEAMSLSEPDRYVATMSKAKRKGRIFIDWLRNQRGATAVLPYSARSREGAPVAVPISWDELDATKTAHPFSIGDAPELIRRSDTLHGWGFADQRLPEI, encoded by the coding sequence GTGGCAGCCGTGCCCGCAAGCGGGCGTAGCGGCAAGGCCGGCAACCCCGGCGCCGACCTTCTCGCCGAATACAACCGCAAGCGCGACTTCGCGAGGACCGCCGAACCCGCAGGCAGGAGCGGCCGGACCGGCGGCAACAGCTTCATCGTGCAGAAGCACGCCGCGCGGCGATTGCACTGGGATTTCCGCCTCGAAGTCGATGGTGTGCTCAAGTCCTGGGCAGTGACCCGGGGGCCAAGTGCCGATCCCGAAGACAAGCGCCTTGCCGTCCGCACCGAGGACCATCCACTCTCTTACAGCGAATTCGAGGGCGGCATCCCCAAGGGCGAGTACGGCGGCGGCACGGTGATGCTCTGGGACCGGGGCACCTGGGCGCCGATCGCGGGCAAGAGCGCGAAGGACATCGAGGACGGCCATCTCCATTTCACCCTCGACGGCGAGCGGATGAAAGGCGAATGGCTGCTGGTGCGCATGAAGCCCAGGCCGGGCGAGAAGCGCGAGAACTGGTTGCTGCGCAAGGTGAAGGATGCCCATGCGCAGACGGGCGATGTCCTTGTCGAGCAGGGCCTCAGCAGCGTCCTCACCGGCCGCACCATGGCCGAGATTGAAGCCGACAAGGGCGGCACCCATTCGCTGAAAGGCAAGAAGGGCGATGCTTTCGCGAAGGTCATGGAAAAGGCCTCGGCCCGCAATGCGCAGTCCGCGCGGAAAACGCCGGGCAACCCGCCGAAATTCCGCGCCGTCCAGCTCGCCACGCTGGTCGACACTGTACCCACCGGCAATCTTTGGATGCACGAGATAAAGTTCGACGGCTACCGTGCGCTCGTCGCCGCGGCGGGCGCCAAGGTCGTCGTCCATACCCGCAGCGGCCTCGACTGGACCAACAAGTTCGCCCCGCTCGCCGCGCACATCGCCGCGTTGGACCTGCCTCCCTGCCTGATCGATGGCGAGATCATCGCCCGGGGGGTGGACGGCAATCCCGATTTCTCCAGCCTCCAGGCCGTGCTCAAGCGCGGCAACGGCAGCCAGAGCGAACACCAGCCCCTGGAATTTCATGCGTTCGACCTGCTCGAACTCGATGGGGAGGATCTGGCGGCGATGCCCAACATCGAACGCAAGGAACGGCTCGAAGCGCTGCTGGCGGATGCCGCTCCGCCCGTTTTCGTCGCCGACCACGTGATCGGCGCGGGCGAAAAGCTCTACGACGCGATGTGTGCTGCCGGGCAGGAAGGGATCATCGCCAAGCGCGTCGATGCGCCGTACCGGGGCCGCCGCACCAAGGAATGGGTCAAGGTCAAGTGTACCCGGCGACAAGAGTTCGTCATCGTGGGATGGGCGAAGTCGAGCGCCAAGGGTCGTCCGTTCTCGTCCCTGTTGCTCGGTCAGTACGAAGGCAAGACCCTTGTCTATCGCGGCAAGGTGGGCACCGGTTTCGACGCCGAGGGGCTTGCCGACATGGCGGTCCGGCTTGAGAAGCTGGCGCGCAAGACTGCGCCGCTGGAGATCGAGCGGGCCGAGACACGCGGCGCAAGCTGGGTCACTCCGAAACTGGTGGCAGAAGTGGCCTTTGCCGAACTGACCGGCGAGGGCCGTGTTCGCCATGGCAGCTTCCTCGGCCTCAGGACCGACAAGAAGGCTCGGGCGGTGACCCCGGAGAAAGCCCAGGCCGCGCCGCAGGCCGCTATCGCAGTGAAGATCAGTAACCGTGAGCGCGTCATCTTCCCCGAAAGCGGCGGCACTAAGGGCGACCTTGCGGACTACTATGCCGCCGTCGCGCCGCTCATACTGCCGTTCGTCGCGAACCGGCCGATCAGCCTCGTCCGCTGCCCGCAGGGACGAGCGAAGAAATGCTTTTTTCAGAAGCACGACAGCGGCACTTTCGGCGATCACGTTCATCACGTGCCGATCCGCGAAAAGGACGGCGGCGCGGAGGATTACCTCTATCTGGACGATGCCGAGGGACTTCTTTCCTGCGTGCAGATGGGCACGATCGAATTCCACGGCTGGGCGGCACGGGCCGACGACGTGGAACATCCCGATCGCATGATCTTTGACCTCGACCCCGACGAAGGGCTGGATTTCAAGGAATGCGTCCGAGCCGCAGGCGACATCCGCGCCCGGCTGGCCGACCTTGGGCTGGTGACCTTCGCCATGCTCTCCGGCGGCAAGGGCATCCATGTCGTCGTGCCGCTGAAACGGGGCCACGACTGGGATACCCACAAGGACTTCTCGCGCCGCTTTGCCGAAGCCATGAGCCTGTCAGAGCCCGACCGCTACGTTGCAACCATGAGCAAGGCCAAGCGCAAGGGCCGCATCTTCATCGACTGGTTGCGCAATCAGCGCGGGGCGACGGCCGTACTGCCGTATTCCGCACGGTCACGGGAAGGCGCCCCGGTCGCCGTCCCGATAAGCTGGGACGAACTCGATGCCACGAAGACTGCGCATCCATTCTCGATCGGCGATGCTCCTGAGTTGATCAGGCGGTCGGATACGCTGCATGGCTGGGGTTTTGCCGACCAACGGCTTCCGGAAATTTGA
- a CDS encoding Ku protein, which translates to MPARAYWKGQIRLALVSIPIEVYPATRSGAAIAFHQIHEPSGKRIRYEKVAPGVGPVDRDEIIKGFEVSKGSYVLLDEEEIEAVKIESRKTLELVQFVDADEIDVLYYEKPYFIVPADDLAEEAYTVLREALRKTRKVGLGQLAVRGREQLVSIKPCGRGLVMEVLRYADEVHKAQGYFRDIEDAKPDADLLDLATTLIDKKTAPFKPAEFHDRYVDALHRLIDKKAKSKSNKRILEDVEEPVSGKGNVIDLMAALKKSVGGGKDSGKSPSSTRKPAAKKAPASGGSRARKRA; encoded by the coding sequence ATGCCCGCACGCGCCTACTGGAAAGGCCAGATTCGTCTGGCGCTCGTCTCGATCCCTATAGAGGTCTACCCGGCGACGCGATCGGGCGCGGCGATTGCTTTCCACCAGATCCACGAGCCCAGCGGCAAGCGAATCCGCTACGAAAAAGTCGCGCCCGGCGTCGGCCCGGTCGACCGCGACGAGATCATCAAGGGTTTCGAGGTCTCCAAAGGCAGCTATGTCCTGCTCGACGAGGAAGAGATCGAGGCGGTCAAGATCGAAAGCCGCAAAACGCTGGAACTCGTCCAGTTCGTCGATGCCGACGAGATTGACGTGCTTTATTACGAGAAGCCGTACTTTATCGTCCCGGCAGACGATCTGGCCGAAGAAGCCTACACCGTACTGCGCGAGGCGCTGCGTAAAACGCGCAAGGTCGGCCTCGGTCAATTGGCAGTGCGCGGGCGCGAACAACTGGTGTCGATCAAGCCGTGCGGACGCGGTCTGGTGATGGAAGTGCTGCGCTATGCCGACGAGGTCCACAAGGCGCAGGGCTACTTTCGCGACATCGAGGATGCGAAGCCCGACGCAGACCTTCTCGATCTCGCCACGACGCTGATCGACAAGAAAACCGCGCCGTTCAAACCCGCCGAGTTCCACGATCGCTATGTCGATGCGCTCCACCGCCTGATCGACAAGAAAGCCAAGTCCAAGAGCAACAAGCGCATCCTGGAGGATGTCGAGGAACCTGTCAGCGGAAAGGGCAATGTCATCGACCTGATGGCGGCACTAAAAAAGTCTGTCGGGGGCGGCAAGGACAGCGGCAAGTCGCCTTCGTCAACGCGCAAGCCTGCGGCGAAGAAGGCGCCGGCCTCGGGTGGCAGCCGTGCCCGCAAGCGGGCGTAG